In one Excalfactoria chinensis isolate bCotChi1 chromosome 17, bCotChi1.hap2, whole genome shotgun sequence genomic region, the following are encoded:
- the SRSF2 gene encoding serine/arginine-rich splicing factor 2, translating into MSYGRPPPDVEGMTSLKVDNLTYRTSPDTLRRVFEKYGRVGDVYIPRDRYTKESRGFAFVRFHDKRDAEDAMDAMDGAVLDGRELRVQMARYGRPPDSHHSRRGPPPRRYGSSGYGRRSRSPRRRRRSRSRSRSRSRSRSRSRYSRSKSRSRTRSRSRSTSKSRSARRSKSKSSSVSRSRSRSRSRSRSRSPPPASKRESNSRSRSKSPPKSPEEEGAVSS; encoded by the exons ATGAGCTACGGGCGCCCTCCGCCAGACGTGGAGGGCATGACGTCCCTCAAGGTAGACAACCTGACGTACCGGACGTCCCCCGACACTCTCCGGAGGGTTTTCGAGAAGTACGGCCGCGTGGGAGACGTTTACATCCCCCGGGACCGCTACACTAAGGAGAGCCGCGGCTTCGCTTTCGTCCGTTTCCACGACAAACGAGACGCCGAGGACGCCATGGATGCTATGGACGGAGCCGTGTTGGATGGCCGCGAGCTCCGCGTGCAGATGGCCCGCTACGGCCGCCCCCCGGACTCGCACCACAGCCGCCGCGGCCCTCCGCCCCGCCGCTACGGGAGCAGCGGTTACGGCCGCCGCAGCCGCAG CCCCAGGAGACGCCGCCGCAGCCGATCGAGAAGCAGGAGCCGCTCTCGGTCCCGCAGCCGATCTCGCTACAGCCGCTCCAAGTCCCGATCTCGCACACGATCCCGCTCCCGTTCCACCTCCAAGTCCAGATCCGCCAGGAGATCCAAGTCAAAGTCCTCATCTGTTTCCAGATCTCGATCCAGGTCGAGATCTCGGTCCAGATCTAGGAGCCCTCCACCAGCTTCAAAGAGGGAATCCAACTCCAGATCCAGGTCTAAGAGCCCTCCCAAGTCTCCggaagaggaaggagctgtGTCTTCCTAG